The genomic DNA ATAAAAATTAAGTATGACATGAGACCatcagtatatcatacaCCCAGTGAGTCATGAGTCCTCAATGGAGGATACCGGTGTTGAAACGTTGCATCAATGATATCAACGAGTACCCAAATCATTACTTTTTAATCGTTACTAGGATTTGTAGGAGGGATAAACGCAGCACACCGTCTTCTAAGAAGACATCGAAGAACTCCAGCTTCGGGCGAGGCGAAAAGAATTATTAATCAAAAACAGGgggagagaggataagaggaTAACGTAAGAGgggtggaaagaagaaagcgaaacCGAAGAGGATCAAAAACAATTCTACTTGAGCAGGGACAATACAAGACAGAACTTGGTTTTTCGTAAGAGTATTCGCGAAAAAAGAGCATCATAGACATGCGGATAGAGGGGAGATTAGAGGATTGAGGTAAGGGAACGcttatacctcttcttcctcgatgGGGATTTCCTCATCACCGTAAAGCTCATCATCGGCACCTGCTTCTTGGTATTGCAAGTATTCGGAAACGAGATCTTGCAAGTTGGACTCGGCTTCGGACTATCGAATAGAATAATGGATCAGTAAATGATGATATAGCCCAATAAATCACGAGATACAAGTTCAACTCACGAATTCGAGCTCGTCCATACCTTCTCCAGTGTACCAGTGGACATAAGCCTTTCTTCGGTACATCGCAGAGAACTGTTCTCCAATTCGCTTGAAGAGGGATTGGATGGAAGTGGAGttgcagatgaaggtggaggacATCTTGAGGTTTCGGGGAGGGATGTCACTGTATTCAGTCGCGTCAGAGAAGGTTTATAACTGATGGGATACAAGTCAAATTTACCATTGAGCTGCAGAGATGTTTCCGGGGATCCATTCAACAAAGTAGGCAGAGTTCTTGGTTTGAACAGCTTGGATTTGGTCTTCGATCTCCTTCATTGAGACCTTACCTCGGTAGTAACAAGCAACGGTAAGGTATCGCTATCACACGAGCtcatatcagcattgaacAACTTCTCAGTAAGCAGCAGACTACTCACACCGTGTCGAGGATCGGAAGCAGCCATCATGTTTTTAGCATCGAACATTTGTTGAGTGAGTTCAGGAACGGTGACAGCTCTGTAGGAAGCTGAACCTCTGGCGGTAAGAGGGGCAAAACCGACCATGAAGAAATGGAGACGAGGGAAGGGAACCATGTTGACGGCCAATTTTCTCAAGTCAGAGTTCAATTGACCTGGGAATCGAAGACAGGTGGTAACACCTGACATGACGACTGAGACGAGGTGATTCAAATCACCGTAGGTGGGGGTATTGAGTTTGAGAGTTCTCATACAGATATCGTAAAGAGCTTCGTTATCGATACAGAAGGTCTCGTCGGAGTTCTCAACCAATTGGTGAACGGAGAGAGTAGCGTTGTAAGGTTCGACAACAGTATCGGAGACCTGTGCGGGATGTATCAGCTGCTATCAAATACACGTCATACAGctgatgactcaccttagGAGAAGGAACGACGGAGAAGGTACACATCATTCGATCGGGGAATTCCTCTCGGATCTTAGAGATCAAGAGAGTACCCATACCGGCACCAGTACCACCACCGAGGGAGTGGGTGATTTGGAAACCTTGAAGACAGTCACATCCCTCAGCCTCTCGTCTTACGACATCGAGAACCGAGTCGATGAGCTCAGCACCCTCAGTGTAGTGACCCTTAGCCCAATTGTTACCAGCACCACTTTGACCGAAGACACTTTGTATTCAGACAAACCATCAGCTTCTATCTGAGATGACAGATGGCCAGGAAGAGGATTGAGCGTCACTCACAAGTTGTCAGGTCTGAACAAACTACCTAATGGACCACCTCTGATAGAGTCCATTGTACCAGGCTCCAAATCAATGAGAACCGCTCTTGGCACGTATTTACCAGAACCGGCTTCATTGTAGTAGACGTTGATACGTTCAAGTTGGATATCGGTGGTACCTTTGTATGAACCATCGGCTTGGATACCGTGCTCTTCGGAGACGACCTCCCTATAGAGCCATAAGACATCAGATGAACAGGTATTACCGTCGGATGACGGTTAACTCACCAGAACTTGGCACCGATTTGGTTACCACATTGACCGGTTTGAAGGTGAACGATTTCCCGCACTGAACGAGTCATTATGGAGTGGAGTGAGTAAGAGTAGAGAGAGTGATAATCAGGATcaaggtggatgagggtatcgaagattgaggatgagggaagttgaagagaaaagcaaaagatgAATGTTGTTGATTATTGTGGTTGATCAATGGGTAGATGTGTAACGAGATGTCAACGTGTGATGGAGGTGGGATAGATCGGTGTTTACGATATTTGAATGTTGGCAGGTGGCAGCAGATAGAGACAATAGTATCGATGAATAGAGTTGTATGAGAATAGGAGTAGGCAGTGCAGGTGATCAATGCGAAGGTGAGTGGGATAGCGCGTTTCAGGAAGGAACAGTGATAATATGATTAGCACATTCACATCATCGTTCACTGAACTGACTTGGACTCACTCTTGTCTTGTCGTTAAAGTGGAGTGGGTGATGGGTCGTtagaaggtagaagagatgataaaAGAGTGTAGGATGAGTTGAGCAAGGGTGAAGAAGTTCTCCAAcaagatgttgatgaatatgatgacTTTTGTTTGCTCCTCGCTGTGTGTGTGGGTGATCCGTGCGTTGACCGAGTGTTGAGTTGCGCGTGTTCAACGCGTCAATCCTATATAGCTACGGAAATTTTCGGAACTAAATGTATTACGTAGATGTGTGGCATCTCAATAGTGGCAATAAAGTCTGACCGATCGATATTCAGCTTCGAAGAGCTTCTATAATTTCTCAATGCTTGCAATGCAGGtcaaaggatgttgatgcttGCGGGAGGCGGTACTTGGGAGATG from Kwoniella mangroviensis CBS 8507 chromosome 1 map unlocalized Ctg02, whole genome shotgun sequence includes the following:
- a CDS encoding beta-tubulin; protein product: MTRSVREIVHLQTGQCGNQIGAKFWEVVSEEHGIQADGSYKGTTDIQLERINVYYNEAGSGKYVPRAVLIDLEPGTMDSIRGGPLGSLFRPDNFVFGQSGAGNNWAKGHYTEGAELIDSVLDVVRREAEGCDCLQGFQITHSLGGGTGAGMGTLLISKIREEFPDRMMCTFSVVPSPKVSDTVVEPYNATLSVHQLVENSDETFCIDNEALYDICMRTLKLNTPTYGDLNHLVSVVMSGVTTCLRFPGQLNSDLRKLAVNMVPFPRLHFFMVGFAPLTARGSASYRAVTVPELTQQMFDAKNMMAASDPRHGRYLTVACYYRGKVSMKEIEDQIQAVQTKNSAYFVEWIPGNISAAQCDIPPRNLKMSSTFICNSTSIQSLFKRIGEQFSAMYRRKAYVHWYTGEGMDELEFSEAESNLQDLVSEYLQYQEAGADDELYGDEEIPIEEEEV